GCAAGCGATCGGCCACTGATGGCCTGAAAGAGGATATTGACCAGTTTCGCCAGGAGACCCAGCGATTACTGGGCATGGTACAGCAGTGGTTCCAGAACACCCATATCCAGACCGAAAAGACCGAGAACAGCCTGATCGAGAGTTGCGCACCTGACGTGATCTACCACATGCCCGCCATGACGCTCATCAATGAAACCAAACGCCTGCACATCACCCCTCGGGGGCTTTACTTCCCCGGTGGCGTGCGCGGGTGCGTGCGGGTTTCACTGAGCATCAATGAGCAGGAGAGAACGCTGTTTGAGTGCCGCCTGCATGACAGCCGGGCGGATTTCGATGAGTGGGCGATCATCGATGGCAGCAACAAAAAGCCGGTAGTGCCGTTTACTGAAGAGAGCTTTTTCTCCCATATTGCGGAGTTTGCCTGAGGGCCAGTTGACAGGGGGCGGGCCAGCCGCCCCCTGTCAACTCACCGGCCGCTGGTTGCGGCGGCTGTTTCTGGCGATCGCGCCTTCCGGCCTGAGATCACCGCCAGCCCCAGCGCCCCCAGCGAGAGCAGTGCACCCGCCCAGTTGGGCGACTGCAAACCAAACCCTGCTGCGATCACCCAGCCACCCAGCCAGGCACCGAGGGCATTGCCGAGGTTGAACAGCCCAATGTTCACCGCCGAGGCCAGCGTCGGCGCGCCAGCGGCACTTGCCTTGTCCATTACCAGCTTCTGGATCGGGGAGACGGTGGCGAAGCCAAAGGCCGCCATCAGGAAGATGCAGACCACCGACAGCCACTGGCTATAGGCCACAAAATTGAACAGCAGCAGCACTGCCGCCTGCGCCGCCAGCGTGACATAGAGCATCGGCATCAATGCCCGGTCAGCATAGCGCCCACCCAGCTGGTTGCCGACAAACAGCCCCAGCCCAAACACCAGCATCAGCCAGGTGAGGCTGCCCTCACTGAAACCGGCCAGACTGGTCATCATTGGCGCGATGTAGGTGATGGAGGTGAAGAACGCGCCGGGGCCAAGCACGGTAATGCCCATCGCCAGCAGCACATCCAGATTACGGAACGCGTTGAACTCATGGGCAAAACGCGGGTTCTTCGGCCGTGGCTGGTGTGGGATGAGCCAGCCGATGCTGGCGGCGGCCAGCAGCCCAATGCCAGCGATGGCGATGAAGGTGTCACGCCATGAGAGGTGCTGCCCAATCCAGGTGCCAGCCGGCACGCCCAGCAGGTTCGCCACCGTCAGCCCCATAAACATGGCGGCAATGGCGCGCACGCGCTGGGAGGGGGCGACCATATCCGCCGCAATAATCGCGCCAATGCCGAAAAAGGCACCGTGGGCAAGGGAGGTGACCACGCGGCCCACAAGGGCCACCGCCAGCGTGGGGGCCAGCGCGGTCAGGGCATTGCCCATGACGAACAGCCCCATCAGCAGCACCAGCATGGCTTTGCGCGGCACGCGAGCGCCGAGCACAATCAGCGCTGGCGCGCCAAAGAAGACCCCTAGCGCATAAAAGGTGGCAAGGTTCCCGGCGACCGGGATGGTTATCCCGTAATCGTGGGCGATAACGGGCAGCAGGCCAGCGATGATGAATTCGGTCGTACCAATGCCGAATGCACCTATCGCCAGCGCCCAGAGCGCGACTGGCATCATATCATCCTGTGTTAAATCAAAAGGAAAGCCGGGGCGTGCGCCAGATGGCCACACGCCAGCGGCGTCTGCCGGGGCTGTTATGGCCCCGTGGCGAAAAGTGTAAAGGGGAGGGGAAGGGGGATAAACCGCCCTGCGCTCGTCGCAGTGGCGACAAAAACGCTACTTTTGCGGGCCGAAATGCCCTTCGGCGGCCAGTGTAACCAGCTCATCCACAATAAAGCGCACCTTTGGCAGCAGGTGCCGGGCGCGGGGCCAGAGCACATGCAGCGCCACCGGCGCGGGCGCAAACGCGGGCATGAGCGTGACCAGCTCACCGCGCGCCACATGGTCGCTCGCCATCGCATCCGGGAACTGGGCGATGCCCAACCCCGCCAGACAGGCGTTGAGCATGGCATCACCGTCACCCATCTGGTGCGCGTTGGCGGCGGTGAAACGGATCTCTCTGCCCTCTGGCGATTGCAGCCGCCAAGCCAGCGGCGCACCGCGCCGGTAGCCCATGATGCAGCGATGGGTTTTCAGCGCCTCCAGCGTCTCAGGTACGCTGTGGCGTGACAGGTAGCCCGGCGCGGCATACAGCCGCAATGGCTGGACGGCCAGCCGCCGGGCGATCAGCTCATCGGTGCTCTCCAATTCGCCCAACCGCAACACCAGATCCACCCCCTCCTCAACCGGGTCAATCAGCCGGTCATTGAAGGTCAAAATCAGGCGCAGCGCCGGGTAGCGCTCCGCCAGCGCCAACAAAATCGGCATCATCAGCGTGCGCCCCAGCGCGGCGGGCATGTCGATGCGCACATTGCCTGCCGGGCTGGCCTGACGGCGGCAGAGGGTATGTTCGGCGGCGTCCAGGATCTCTAGCGCGGAGAGGCAGCTCGCCAAATAGGCTTCGCCGTCGCTGGTCAGGCTGAGCTTGCGGGTTGAGCGGTGAAACAGCCGCGTGCCCAGTCGCTCCTCCAGCCGGGCAATGCTTTTGCCCACCGCCGATTTAGTGATGCCCAGTTGTTCGCCGGCCTCGGTGAAACTGCGTGAACGCGCCGTAATGACAAAATGGGTGAGGCCGCGCAGGGACTCGGCAGAAAAAAGGGTAGACATAAAGTTGACTCTGTGGCGACGGAAACGGTGTTTATCAATCTTAATATCTATACCACCTTTAACCCTGATATTCATTCGGCAGATTTCTGCCCTCACCCAAGGAGAAGGTATGGAGAAGCACCCAGTACGCGGCATGGATCATATTGGCATTACCGTGGCGGAGTTGGAGCAGGCCACCCGTTTCTTTCAGCAGGCGTTCGGCGCGCAGGTGATCTATGACTCGGTCGCCCCCGCTGCCGACGATGTACAGGGCGATGAGACCGAGCGCACCCTTAACCTGATGCCCGGCACCCGCATCAAGGCGGTGCGGATGCTGGCGCTCCAGCACGGGCCGGGCCTGGAGCTGTTTGAGATGGCTGGCCCCCAGCAGCGTGACCCGGTACGCCCCAGCGACTACGGGCTACAACACTTCGCCGTCTATGTCGATGACATGGCAGCGGCGGTCAGCCGTTTCGAGGCGGCGGGCGGGCAGATGTTTACCGCGCCGCAGCCGCTGATGTTCCCGACCGAGCGCGGCGAGGGTAACCTCTTCTGCTACGGGCAGACGCCCTGGGGCAGTGTGATTGAGCTGATCTCTTTGCCCTCACCACTGCCTTATGAAACCGACACCTCCCTGCGCCGCTGGAAACCCTGATCCTGACGGGCCTGCCGCTGGCAGGCCCTGCCCGCCCGCCATTCACTATACTTAGCTTAATCCGTTGAGCCTTCAGGCTTTCGCCCGCTGTGCCGATAACAGAGCGGCCCGCCTTGCAGTTGGCCGGAAGGGGGCCAGCCGCCGCGCGGCCTCTCCGCTGTTCGCACCCATCCGAAACCTGATTTGGTAAGAGTGAATGAAGAAAAACATCTCTGTGAAGCGTTTTCTGGCGCCTGACGGCGACCATCACACCACCACCACTTTTATCCGGCGCACCCTGCGCTGGATGATGGCGCTGCTGGCGTTGCTGTTCGCCATCGCCATTGGCGCGCTGGTCAGCATTGCCAACAACCTTAACGATCAGGCCGACGCGCAGAGTGCGCTGCTGCTGAAAAAAGCCCTC
The nucleotide sequence above comes from Nissabacter sp. SGAir0207. Encoded proteins:
- a CDS encoding MFS transporter, encoding MPVALWALAIGAFGIGTTEFIIAGLLPVIAHDYGITIPVAGNLATFYALGVFFGAPALIVLGARVPRKAMLVLLMGLFVMGNALTALAPTLAVALVGRVVTSLAHGAFFGIGAIIAADMVAPSQRVRAIAAMFMGLTVANLLGVPAGTWIGQHLSWRDTFIAIAGIGLLAAASIGWLIPHQPRPKNPRFAHEFNAFRNLDVLLAMGITVLGPGAFFTSITYIAPMMTSLAGFSEGSLTWLMLVFGLGLFVGNQLGGRYADRALMPMLYVTLAAQAAVLLLFNFVAYSQWLSVVCIFLMAAFGFATVSPIQKLVMDKASAAGAPTLASAVNIGLFNLGNALGAWLGGWVIAAGFGLQSPNWAGALLSLGALGLAVISGRKARSPETAAATSGR
- a CDS encoding VOC family protein; amino-acid sequence: MEKHPVRGMDHIGITVAELEQATRFFQQAFGAQVIYDSVAPAADDVQGDETERTLNLMPGTRIKAVRMLALQHGPGLELFEMAGPQQRDPVRPSDYGLQHFAVYVDDMAAAVSRFEAAGGQMFTAPQPLMFPTERGEGNLFCYGQTPWGSVIELISLPSPLPYETDTSLRRWKP
- a CDS encoding LysR family transcriptional regulator; this encodes MSTLFSAESLRGLTHFVITARSRSFTEAGEQLGITKSAVGKSIARLEERLGTRLFHRSTRKLSLTSDGEAYLASCLSALEILDAAEHTLCRRQASPAGNVRIDMPAALGRTLMMPILLALAERYPALRLILTFNDRLIDPVEEGVDLVLRLGELESTDELIARRLAVQPLRLYAAPGYLSRHSVPETLEALKTHRCIMGYRRGAPLAWRLQSPEGREIRFTAANAHQMGDGDAMLNACLAGLGIAQFPDAMASDHVARGELVTLMPAFAPAPVALHVLWPRARHLLPKVRFIVDELVTLAAEGHFGPQK